In Topomyia yanbarensis strain Yona2022 chromosome 2, ASM3024719v1, whole genome shotgun sequence, one DNA window encodes the following:
- the LOC131680520 gene encoding uncharacterized protein LOC131680520, with translation MADDQERRQLVLRRTALLASLRRAGIFMAEYQEERDRLEVALRIENLDVIRQDLEDIQSVLEGIEETNEGITLNTQIRSAFEGQFFKIKAGLLSKLPPSIPVGSAPHPTPPTFPSSLKGLKLPTITLPEFNGDFKEWLAFHDTFLALIHLNQDVPEIQKFHYLKSAVTGEAAQIIESFAISATNYSLAWQALVGRYANEYLLKKRHLQAMLEIQWIKKETTASLHGIVDEFERHTKILRQLGEPVDGWSTILEHLLCVRIPDDTLKAWEDHASTIEKPSYEALIEFLHRRIRVLESISVNHVQPPPQYVTSSHVSATRKSTQMKPSPSTAVDTPGKCYACFGDSAGPPRSDQASSSTGNFTRASTNVSVASAGDESSSPMLSAATSIQPREINCSLPLQGTGKNVFMLTAVIVVIDRYGKEHFARALLDCASQPNLITEKMVQLLRLKRSKSNVIVQGIGEQSQNARESVHVQIRSRKQDFSMNVEFLILQKVTPDLPVHDIPVDYWKLPSNLFLADPQFHKRTPIDMILGIEHFFSFFPTANRIQLPKSLPMLVDSVFGWLISGSADKVPSAKQNPPCSIVAVSLFTLEESVEQFWKVEELQARSAYSLEERRCEESFSSTTTRTTDGRYMVRLPRQPNFNELIGDSRSMALRRFLLLEKRLARNPELKNEYHKFMEEYLSLGHMQRVREDDGQYSQAYYLPHHPVVKEASTTTKVRVVFDASAKTSTGSSLNEALLVGPVVQDDLLLTILRFRTFPVALVSDIAKMYRQVLLHPDDTPYQRILWRSDPADPIQCYELLTVTYGLSPSSFLATRTLQQLANDEGDSYPLAGPAVRKSFYIDDFIGGAQSITEAIQLRTELSELLAKGGFPLRKWTSNQLPVLAGLSPDEIGTQSSIQFDKHETVKTLGISWEPEPDILRFDSEIRQHKHAPTKRSILSAISQLFDPLGLISPIVIKGKMLMQRLWLLPCAWDDEVPNHIATSWEKYAAQLPKVANFRISRYALLPNSTIQLHTFSDASESAYGACTYARCVDSSGQIRVQLLAYKSRVAPLKKITLPRLELCAADIAAKLHTRIVEALQTPIAGSYFWSDSTVTLQWLRAPPNTWKTFVANRVSEIQSSTHGAFWNHVAGTENPADLISRGMHVDDFLVSKLWKGGPNWLSNPRTKWPVLKFTEYPEDGKERRKLITAVTRTQVICSTINPIFARFSSYERLLRSTAYILRFIANARCKARTQPLPLTGPIPSISLNVKHLNNAEQKLTQLAQADAFDEEIQNLQHNKAVGKRSAIRLLTPFLDPEGTIRVGGRLKLSDQPFLFKHPALLPSNHPLTRLIAKSYHISLIHGGGRLTLAAIREKYWPVNGRRLVRSILRSCFRCARAQPVPTTQQIGQLPLHRVAPSRPFAISGVDYAGPVYLKPVHKRAAATKAYISIFVCFCTKAVHIELVSDLSTQGFLSALRRFIARRGLPSDLYSDNGKNFEGAANELDEVYRMLQDESQMRQITSDRACERITWHFNPPKAPHFGGLWEAAVKVAKHQLYRQLGNSKLSFEDLTTLLTQIEASMNSRPIVPLSEDPNDIAALTPAHFLIGSTMHSLPEPELHRLPLNRLDHYQRLQRIYQQFWYHWRTEYLQELQRDSKVCHPNADIQPGRLVVLTDELQMPVKWPLARIIAVHPGKDKLVRVASLRTSRGVIVRPITKICLLPLEERDAELPHGDDQPTTRPAESQEDHTGGEH, from the exons ATGGCGGACGACCAGGAGAGGCGTCAGCTAGTGCTTCGACGTACGGCACTTCTTGCTTCACTCAGAAGAGCAGGGATATTTATGGCGGAATACCAGGAGGAACGGGACAGGCTCGAGGTGGCGCTGCGGATCGAAAACCTGGACGTAATCCGGCAGGATCTTGAGGACATCCAATCGGTTCTTGAAGGCATCGAGGAAACAAATGAAGGTATAACCCTAAACACCCAAATTCGCTCTGCATTTGAAGggcagtttttcaaaataaaggcTGGTCTGCTGTCAAAACTGCCTCCGTCTATTCCTGTTGGCAGTGCTCCTCATCCTACCCCCCCTACATTTCCCTCCAGTCTTAAGGGTCTCAAACTTCCGACGATCACGTTGCCTGAATTCAACGGGGATTTCAAAGAGTGGTTGGCATTCCACGACACATTCCTAGCGTTGATCCATTTGAATCAGGATGTTCCGGAGATCCAGAAATTCCACTACCTCAAGTCAGCGGTAACGGGTGAAGCCGCTCAAATAATCGAGTCGTTCGCGATCAGTGCCACTAATTATTCTTTAGCTTGGCAGGCATTGGTCGGAAGGTATGCGAACGAGTATCTCCTGAAGAAACGGCATCTACAGGCGATGCTGGAAATCCAatggataaaaaaggaaactaCCGCTTCATTGCATGGGATTGTCGACGAGTTCGAGCGGCATACCAAAATCCTGCGGCAGCTTGGAGAGCCAGTGGACGGCTGGAGCACAATACTGGAACATTTGCTGTGCGTTCGCATTCCTGATGATACTCTCAAGGCATGGGAGGATCATGCATCGACAATAGAGAAGCCAAGTTATGAAGCCCTTATTGAGTTCCTGCATCGACGCATCCGTGTTCTGGAATCAATTTCGGTGAATCACGTTCAACCTCCACCGCAGTACGTCACGTCCTCTCACGTTTCGGCAACTCGCAAGTCCACCCAGATGAAACCGTCGCCCAGTACAGCAGTCGACACTCCAGGAAAGTGCTATGCTT GCTTCGGAGACAGTGCAGGTCCCCCTCGCTCCGACCAAGCTTCATCCTCTACTGGCAACTTTACACGAGCGTCGACTAACGTGAGTGTAGCTTCGGCAGGTGATGAGTCATCTTCTCCCATGTTATCTGCAGCCACTTCCATCCAACCGAGAGAAATCAACTGCAGTCTGCCACTGCAAGGAACCGGGAAGAACGTGTTTATGCTCACAGCGGTCATCGTGGTCATCGATCGCTATGGTAAGGAGCATTTCGCACGTGCGCTTTTGGACTGCGCATCTCAACCAAATCTGATTACCGAGAAGATGGTCCAGCTGCTACGACTGAAGCGAAGCAAATCGAATGTTATCGTTCAAGGAATCGGTGAGCAATCGCAAAACGCCAGAGAATCAGTTCACGTCCAGATCCGGTCCCGAAAGCAGGATTTTTCGATGAATGTTGAGTTTTTAATACTTCAAAAAGTAACCCCCGATCTACCCGTCCACGATATTCCAGTGGACTACTGGAAGCTTCCTTCAAATCTGTTCCTGGCGGATCCCCAATTCCATAAACGTACGCCAATTGACATGATCCTAGGAATCGAGCATTTCTTCTCATTCTTTCCAACGGCAAACAGGATTCAACTACCTAAATCTCTTCCGATGCTTGTCGATAGTGTTTTCGGATGGTTAATTTCCGGCTCAGCTGATAAGGTTCCTTCAGCTAAACAGAATCCTCCCTGTAGCATCGTAGCTGTTTCCCTATTCACGCTTGAAGAGAGCGTCGAACAGTTTTGGAAGGTTGAAGAGCTACAAGCCCGGTCTGCCTATTCGTTGGAAGAAAGGCGATGCGAAGAATCATTTTCATCTACCACAACGAGAACAACAGATGGACGATACATGGTACGTTTACCCCGCCAACCCAACTTCAACGAGCTGATTGGAGATTCCAGATCTATGGCACTCCGTCGGTTTCTCCTCCTGGAAAAACGACTTGCACGGAATCCTGAACTGAAGAATGAATACCACAAGTTTATGGAAGAATACCTCTCCCTTGGACACATGCAGCGTGTTCGAGAAGACGACGGACAGTATTCCCAAGCATACTACCTCCCGCATCACCCGGTAGTGAAGGAAGCCAGCACAACGACGAAAGTACGTGTGGTTTTCGACGCGTCGGCCAAGACCTCTACAGGCTCATCTCTCAACGAAGCTCTACTAGTAGGTCCTGTGGTGCAGGATGATCTCCTATTGACCATTCTTCGGTTCCGGACATTTCCCGTGGCGTTGGTGAGTGATATCGCCAAAATGTACCGGCAAGTTTTGCTCCATCCCGACGATACACCTTACCAGAGAATTCTGTGGCGATCCGACCCGGCCGATCCAATCCAATGCTATGAGTTGTTGACTGTTACGTATGGCCTGAGCCCATCATCCTTTCTAGCCACACGCACGTTGCAACAGCTGGCTAACGATGAAGGCGATTCCTATCCGCTGGCCGGACCCGCTGTTCGGAAGAGTTTCTACATAGATGACTTCATCGGAGGAGCACAGTCCATCACAGAAGCAATCCAGTTAAGGACAGAACTCAGTGAACTCCTGGCGAAAGGCGGTTTTCCACTTCGAAAATGGACATCTAATCAGCTACCAGTGCTGGCAGGTCTGTCACCCGATGAAATTGGTACCCAATCATCAATTCAGTTTGACAAGCACGAGACGGTGAAAACACTAGGAATTTCCTGGGAACCTGAGCCTGATATCCTTCGCTTCGACTCCGAGATTCGCCAACACAAGCATGCACCAACGAAACGATCGATCCTTTCGGCAATCTCTCAACTGTTCGACCCATTGGGGTTAATATCGCCGATTGTCATCAAGGGTAAGATGCTAATGCAACGTTTGTGGCTGCTACCATGTGCTTGGGACGACGAGGTACCCAATCATATAGCGACGTCCTGGGAGAAATATGCAGCACAACTTCCAAAGGTGGCAAATTTCCGCATCAGCCGTTACGCCCTACTACCAAACTCCACCATCCAGCTTCATACGTTTTCCGATGCATCGGAATCGGCGTACGGTGCGTGTACTTATGCCAGATGTGTCGACTCCTCGGGACAGATTCGTGTTCAACTGCTTGCTTACAAATCCCGAGTCGCACCTTTGAAGAAAATTACACTACCTCGCCTAGAACTGTGTGCTGCAGACATTGCAGCCAAATTACACACCCGGATCGTCGAGGCGCTCCAAACTCCCATCGCTGGTTCGTATTTTTGGTCCGACTCCACCGTAACCCTGCAATGGCTGCGAGCACCTCCTAATACCTGGAAAACGTTTGTGGCGAACCGAGTATCGGAGATACAAAGCTCTACGCATGGAGCCTTTTGGAATCACGTAGCCGGAACAGAAAATCCCGCGGACCTAATATCACGCGGCATGCACGTCGACGACTTTCTGGTCAGCAAATTGTGGAAGGGAGGTCCCAATTGGCTGTCGAATCCAAGAACGAAATGGCCAGTCTTAAAATTTACTGAATACCCAGAAGACGGGAAGGAACGCAGAAAGCTGATTACAGCCGTCACAAGGACTCAAGTGATATGCAGTACCATCAATCCGATCTTTGCCAGATTTTCATCCTACGAACGTTTGCTTCGATCTACAGCCTACATCCTTCGATTCATCGCCAATGCTCGCTGTAAAGCGCGCACGCAACCGCTCCCCCTTACTGGTCCGATTCCCAGTATCTCGCTTAATGTGAAGCACCTGAACAACGCAGAACAAAAACTGACTCAGCTGGCTCAAGCAGATGCATTCGACGAGGAGATCCAAAATTTGCAGCATAACAAGGCCGTCGGAAAGCGTTCTGCAATCCGTCTACTGACTCCGTTTCTAGACCCTGAGGGAACTATACGTGTAGGGGGGAGACTTAAACTTTCAGACCAGCCATTTCTATTCAAACATCCCGCCCTATTGCCCAGCAACCATCCCCTCACTCGTTTAATTGCCAAATCCTACCACATATCACTTATTCACGGTGGCGGCCGCCTAACACTTGCGGctatacgagaaaaatactggCCAGTCAACGGGCGACGACTGGTTCGCAGCATCCTTCGCAGCTGTTTCCGTTGCGCCAGAGCCCAGCCTGTCCCGACCACTCAACAGATTGGTCAACTTCCCCTGCATCGAGTAGCACCCAGTCGACCGTTTGCCATTTCTGGTGTGGATTATGCAGGACCAGTCTACTTGAAGCCGGTACACAAGCGAGCTGCTGCAACTAAGGCTTACATCAGCATCTTCGTCTGCTTCTGCACCAAGGCGGTGCACATCGAGTTGGTGAGTGACCTGTCGACGCAAGGCTTCCTGTCGGCACTTCGTCGTTTCATCGCTCGTCGTGGACTACCGAGTGACTTGTACTCTGACAACGGAAAGAACTTCGAAGGCGCCGCCAACGAACTGGATGAAGTCTACCGAATGCTGCAAGATGAGTCGCAGATGCGACAAATTACGTCTGATCGAGCCTGTGAACGTATCACTTGGCACTTCAATCCGCCGAAGGCCCCACATTTTGGAGGATTGTGGGAGGCGGCGGTCAAGGTGGCCAAACATCAACTGTACCGACAGCTCGGCAATTCAAAGCTGTCTTTCGAAGATTTAACCACCCTGCTAACGCAGATCGAAGCGAGCATGAACTCGCGCCCTATCGTACCACTGAGTGAGGACCCGAATGACATCGCTGCGCTAACTCCTGCGCACTTCCTGATCGGTAGCACAATGCACTCCCTGCCCGAACCAGAGTTGCATCGATTGCCACTGAACCGTCTGGACCATTATCAACGTCTACAACGAATCTATCAGCAGTTCTGGTATCATTGGCGGACAGAATACCTTCAAGAGCTGCAACGAGACTCTAAGGTTTGTCATCCCAATGCAGACATTCAACCGGGGAGACTCGTAGTGCTGACTGACGAACTTCAAATGCCGGTGAAGTGGCCATTGGCTCGAATAATTGCCGTTCACCCAGGCAAAGACAAGCTGGTGAGAGTTGCTTCACTGCGCACTAGCCGGGGAGTCATCGTACGGCCAATCACCAAAATCTGCTTGCTTCCGCTGGAAGAACGGGATGCCGAATTACCGCACGGAGACGATCAACCCACAACCCGCCCTGCGGAATCCCAGGAGGATCACACCGGAGGAGAACActaa